From the Populus nigra chromosome 13, ddPopNigr1.1, whole genome shotgun sequence genome, the window AGAATTCAACGGTAATCACTCACTTCATCATTTATTCCAACTCTGCTCCTTCGCTTTTTCTGCGATTTCCTTTACGTCTTTCTCTAGGGTTTCCTTCAGTGTACCACTGTCTCTGTTTGGTTGctaagaaaatgagagaaaattgAACTTTCCGTCCTTGCTTACTTAATTagttccttattttattttattttttgaaaaatatcgtGTGTGTTTTgaaatgttgatttatttttcagctgATAAAGGGGGGAATGAGAAATGAAATGGATGATAAATGGGTGAGGATGGATGGTGCTATTGAGTGTTAATATCTAATGTGAAGTGATATGAGGTATTGAATATGAGCCATGGAGGTGGGGAGAGTGGAAGATTGCATGACAAAGCAGGGCATAGTGGTAAGAGAAAGTCGCGTGTTAGTGGAGATGAATTTACTCGAGCGATTGCGAAGATTGCTGTAGCGCAAATGTGTGAGACTGTGGGGTTTCAGTCCTTTCAGCAGTCTGCACTTGAGAAATTATCTGATGTTACTACTTGGTATATACGGAATTTAGGAAAGACTGCTCAGTTCTATGCTAATTTAGCTGGTAGGACAGAGGGTAATGTTTTTGACGTTATTCAAGGAATGGAAGAGTTGGGTTTGTCGCAGGGGTTTGCTGGTGCTTCCAATGTTGATCATTGTCTTGCCAGTTCGGGTATTGTTAGGGAGATTGTTCAGTATATTGGCGATGCAGAGGATATCCCATTTGTTTATTCTATTCCTCCTTTCCCAGTTGCTAGAGAAAGGAAGCCCGTGCCAAGTTTTTTCCAGATTTGCGAGGAGTCTCCTGCGGAGCATATCCCGGCTTGGTTACCTGCTTTTCCTGATCCCCAGACTCATGTTCAGTTGCCTGCTGGGAATGAAGGAGATGCTGTTTTTAATGCTGATAAGATTGAGCCTGCAAGGCATCACCTGAAGATGGATATGTCTTCCATGAATTTGCCACAACATTTTACTTGCAATGGTTCTGGAGGACCTTCCGCTGTTACATTTGTTAACAGTGCTAGAGCAACACAAGGGACTGAGAGTAACCCGTTTCTTGCTGCTCCTTTGCAATTTGGAGAGAAGGAAGTGTCCCACCTTGTTCCTCCAGCTAGGCTTTCTGACGAAGCTGCTGTGAGATATCCAGTTGAGCAAAACCGTATAATGGATAACCATATATCAGTACTGGAGACATTTGCTCCTGCCATTGAAGCAATGAAGAGTAGGTTCTGCGATTCTGAGGAGGGACAGAAGAAGGTGCTTTTGAATCAAAGACCTGCTGTGCAATTTAAGATTCAGGTTGGAAAGAATTCCTTGGCTGGAGCACCAGATTTGAGCCCTCAGAAAATTGGCATTGAGAAGATCAGCAAGTGGTTTGGGAAGGATAGTGAGAATGATGATAAGAAAAGGAGAGCTGAGAAAATTCTAAAGCAATCTATGGAAAACCCAAGTGAACTGGGTGAGTTGTAAATTAGGTTTTATTAGAAATTGTACACTTGTTTAGGAAACTGGCAACAGAAGCTGGTTCCAGAGTAGTTAAGATCATTGACTTATGGTTACGTCATATGGTTCTAAAGATTGGGAATTACAATCTACAATAGAGAACTGTTCTCACTTAAGCAAGTTTTAGAGGTATGTGAATGCCAGTTTGTCATCATATGCAGTTGTTAGTAATTGATTCTTTTTAGTTGAAAAACTGTTTCTCCCCTTTCtcccctttttttccttttccttttctatacTGAATTGATGCTTGGATTCTGCTACTTCTGGCTAGTGGGTAATTTCTTTCTCAACATAAGAACAAAATGCTCGATCatacaaatgaaaaattatatgtatacaTAACTGCAACTAACTGAAATTTGGAAAGCAACTTCTTTTGAAACCCATTGTAGCATTAAATACTTTATCATAGTTTCTTGCTCTTTTGGCAGCCAGGTTCACATTCATGGTGCATTCATGGTGTAAGGTGTAAACTGCCATATAATTCCAATAATGACTTTGCTGTCTTCCTTTCTCCACTCTCATCGAGAGCAATGTTTTTGAGCACTCATATTGAGGGCATTGTTGTTAATTGCTaagatttgttttgaaatacAAAGGGAACCAATGTTTGGGACATCCCAAAAAATGGGTAAAAATTGGGATGGAAGAGGTACTTGCTAGAATCTCTGCAATTTTAAGACATTACCAGACACTGCAGGTGTGTTTTGTGGAACCTCAAGTCAAtaaattcatacataatttgatttgaaggtgTCAAGCTTGATAATCGTCCCCTCTTAATCTGAATAACTATCAGCCtaaagaaacagaaaacataattcaTCCTGATATTGTAACACATTGGAATTTAAACTAATTGGACTTGAATCATCTTAATAAATGCTTTATACAGGTGGCTTTTGTTTATAAGGTGCTATGCTCAGTGTGGAAAGAATGAATCTGTTTTCTACTTACATTTGCCGATTTAACCGTATGGTGCTACCTGCTTGTTTCTTTAGGaaaataagaacaaataaaaCTATGATCAATGTTCTATGGCACATAGTTGCTTGCTGCATGCCTTCTTGTTTTCAAAAAGTGCGCCATATGTTCTGTTGAAATTCCAAGTACAAGAACATTTAGCTACTAGATGGTGTGGGGCCAGGTACATATTAGTGAATGATCTTCTTTCTTTGTATATGGTTCTTTTCTTCACACCAAGAGCTTGTTCCctgttataaatttttttttcctcctataACACAGAAAGTTGGTCATGATattactctctctctcacacacacagtTTTTCAGGAGAGAATCTGTCTCACAAGGATCGTGGAAACAggacaaaatcaacaaaactattgccaattttttttattcctcaaTGTCCTGTATGGAATGGGTGAATTCCAGGTTCTCACATAtggatttttcatttctttgtttgATGATGTCGTCTTCTTGGGCTTcttgatattgttttgataatgTTTCCCTTCTAGCAACCTGGAGATAGGATCAGGCCTCTCTGGCTATGGGGTGTGATATGGGGATTGCACTGAATTCTAAATGAACTGTCTCTTTGTTTTCGGTTTTATTCTCTGGAATTTTTATGTCTCTGATAAGCCAAACCCTTGTCTTGTGGTCAAATGTTTTACTTGTGCTGCCTTGTCCACTCTGTTCTTTATTGTTGTCCTGTTGTCTTTGATCATAAATCATAAACATGCGTTCACCCATCCAATATCATACACACATATAAACAATACGGTCTCTTTTGCAAATTAGGCAGATTATAGTCTTGTCATCTACTAATGAATGTTCCTAAGTTTCTTGGACAGTATTATTAGATTGGTGTTTATGTTCCTTTGCTTTTGGATTTGCTGTTGATACATTAACATCATGGTGTTTTGGGCTCATCAGTTCCCCTCAACTATTTTAGCATAGCTTGTTTTGAGTTCATTGCTGCATTCACTGATAACTTACTGCTTGatgtgctatatatatatttatcgcCTACTTTTTATGACCATGATCAGTAGAATCAGCCACAAGGTGTCTCTCTTCAGTGATATTGAGATATCTCTGTAGTGCTAGGCTAGTATTTCTATTGACTTATGCTGGGACTCTGTCGTTCTGGATTGTTATTTGTATTGCCTTATGCTGTtattctccctccctccctctgaAGCTATATGAATTTGATGAtagttctttgtttttgtttcctttccttgttaAACTGAAGATGCATGGGTAGTCAATAAGCAAAACTGTAATGAAATTAACAAGCTAATTGCTAGAAAGAACAAACTATTTTAGGAATTCAAAACTATcatatattgaaattattgataaatttcTATCGCTCATTTAAGTTACTGAATATGTTGTAATTGCATGTGCGTTCTTGCTGAATGATGGGTTTTAGTTCAGAAACCATCTGGCTCTGCTATGAATCAGTGTTGCCAGATTTTCAGTCTGAAAATTTAAGATGTAAGAGAGCATTGCTGGGAACCTTGCAATGACGTTGGAAATTATGACATTTTGATGGGTAACTTGTAATTTAACCTGCTGATCCAAGCCCTTCAATATTCATTGGTTGAGCAGTCAAAACCAACTTGAATGTCATCGCTGTGCTGTATATCAACAGCTTATTCTTCTTATATGTCATATTCTACATGTGTTTTTCGATTTTGTGATTATTGCTACCTTTGAATTTCCGAATTTCCCAACTGAGCACTTGTCTCCCAACTtgttccaagaaaaaaagaccACACAGCATTTGTTTGCAACCATTTTAATGTATGTCTTTGGAAAAAAAAGCTCTTTAGGATGCATGTGTTTAATAAGTTTGGCTCcgttaaataaattcaaaatgaacTATACTATAACAATCATTTCTAAGGTATCTTGTCAAAGAAGACTTCCTATCTTAGAAGCTAGAAGTTAGGCAGGTATTAGGACTCATGtgttctataaaattatcagaTTAGCCAGCATATGAGTTTAACATTGTGCAATCAGCAGCTTAAATTTAGTGATTCAGTTATTGCTGTACTTGCATTTGCAGACATATTTTTTGGTGGTCTGATATACCATGGAAGGTAATTGTAGAAGCAATTTTGTGTGCATATGTGTCTgtatatttggttttttactGAAAATATATGCAACTAGTTGGCTCCAATTCGTTCATGGAAAATAGCATTGTGTGCTATGTTGAATTAATAGAGAATAGCTGGGTGTAACACTTAAACGGGTATGGATACTTGCATATACAGTGActgtaatttatatatatgtgaaGCTTCTTTTAAAGATTTACATGCTAGCGTAAAGTTAATTTATACttgatgaattattttgatttcactTGAAAAGTAAGCTAGACCCACAAATTTAACACCAGTGGGAGGGACTACTAACATACGATGTCGAAACAGTtatgccaaaaaaaatattattttggaaACAGTTGCCTATGATGCCCAGCTAACCTTCCTTGTCGACCAATCATCTCACTGTTTATGACCTCAGTTATTAAGTCTTTGAAGATCAAACGCTCTACAGCCAGAACTATTCCTTGAATTTCATCATGGCAAGCGGTCCAGTGAATTGATTCACGCATCAAATCCTCCCATTGGATGCTTCTTGAATTGTCATCCTCATCGTCTAAAAGATAATGCAGACATTGCAGCCTATCTATCTCTGAGCACAAATCTCCCAGTAGTTGCTGTCTTTTTTGTCCTTTCCCAGCCAGCATTTTTGACGAGAGCCACTGTTTGGAAGAATTTTCTGATAGCAATTTGTGGACTAATATTTCATTCACAACATCGAACAGAAGTTTCCTTTGGATTTTGGCATGAGTTTCTGACAGGGATATCCTTTTACCATTGTGATCATCATTGAAGTGCCCTGAGCTTGCTTTGGCTTGTTCTAGGGCATGGAATATATCAGGGTTGATAGGGGTGCCTGTTGGATGGAGGTTAATGGTTCTTAAACCAGATTCAAAGTCTTTATGGAGACCTGATGCTAAATATATTTGTGAAATGTATTCATGGTCTGGATTTGCGTGGTTGTAGAAAGGTGTCGTTTCATCAGTGATGTATTCCTTGTGAGTAGATAACATCTCTTTCAGATTCTGAATTAAGGGCTTGAGGTTCTGCACATTCTTCTGATTGATCATTGAGTGGAGACTGGAGTTCATGCTGTTAAATGAGTAATTTTCATCTATAGGAATCCACTCCACCCCATCAGACTTTAGAGCCTCATCATCTGTAGTGGGAAAACTGAATGAGTAATCATAAAGAAACTATGCAGACACTCTGAAAGTATGCAGTCATTCTCATATATGCATACTTCTGTGTGTGTGTCAAATTGCACACAAACATGCATGCAAATGATTTCAAATTTGTAAATATGATCTCTCTGCATGTTCTTTACTGTGTTTTATCTTATAGTTTCTGTATTTCATGTTCTGCGCAAATATGGATGATCAACAGTTGTGTCAATCACCATTGTCATTCTAATCACCTCGCCTCTCATTAAGtgaatcattttgttttatctGCTTAATGGTGATCTAAAACTAAGAGCAGACCTATTCTACTTTCAAACAATGAAGCCTGAATCTAAGTACACAATTCTCACCTTTAAAGGcaattgatattttcttaatgGGAGATGGCAATTCATCACCATAGAATGCGGCATCAAGAACAGAAACAGGACTTGGTTGTTCTGAAGAAGCTGGTCTTGGTTCTGGAATTGATGTGCCCTTGATTGACCTTTCGGCCAGGTTCTGAATGAGACAACGAAGCTGTCAGACATGTGGTAAAAGTTATATATGGATGAACTAAGAGATAAAAGGCACATACCCTTTGTCTCAAGCGTGCTTGCTGGATAAAAGTCTTATTGATCTTGTTAGATCTGTCATTGCTTGAGACTTCATCATCATACTGTGAGGCCAAGCTAATGTTGCTCTCAGATTGCAGAGAAACAGCATCACTGTGGTGACTCGAATCTCTTAAATCACTAATATCACTCAATTCATAATCACTTGGCTGCAAGTTGAGGGATTTTGCTCTGGGTTTTTGATGTGGAGAACATGAGTCTGTTGGCTGTTTACTTGGCTGCCTTCTTCTCCTGTTTGATTCCAATGATGCTGTTGCTGGACGAGATTGCTTCTCAAACCCCAGTTTCTTCTGTTGCTGTCTTAGGTTCATGGTTTCTGACCTCTTACCTGAGTTGGTGGCCTCTCTAGTTGTGGATCGAATCTCCTTTGAAGGTTGTGCCAATCTTATTGATCTAGCACCAGCATTTTTATCCATGGGATTTCGGTGAAGAGGTTTATTGGAATGGTCTGTAAGATTCTTGATTCTGGGAGATACATCTTTAGCAGCTTGCTTGTCAACTGATTCCTTTCTGCCATCTTCAGGGGTAGCAACCCGGAGCCTGTGAATACCTGATGAACTATCTGTTGCGTTTATTGCAGAAACAGAATTAATGGTTTTTCCAATGAGCTTAGCTGGTTTCATGATCACAATTGAAGATTTAAAGCTCTTTGGTGAAGTGGTCCCCTTTGTAGGGACAGAAATGGGGCTGTTGCTCTGTAGGTCTCGCAGATTTGCCAACTTTGAGCCCTGATCAAGACTGCTAATAATGCTTGTCCGAGTTTCAAAACTTGAATCTTCTTTTCTGGTCTCTAATATCTCCTTCGTCTTCTGCATTGCTTCAAGTATTTGCTTAAGAGCTCTAAGATCCTTTCCAGACTTTTGGAACTCAAGTTGTGCCAACCTTTTCTCTATTTCACCATAAACAGAAAGAGAGGAGCTGGGGACTTTAGTTAGAGTTACCCGATTCTTCTGAGCTGGTGCTTGAGAACCTCTGCTTCCATCTGGCTGCCTCCATGGAGCTGGCTCTATTGGAAACTTTAAGGATGCAGTGAGCTTCTTGTCTGAGGCAGCATTTCTCTGGCTGGGTGAGGTGGGTTCCTTGTGCAGATTTCTTGGGGAGCCAGAAATTCGATTTTGTTTGTCCAAATCAGTTGTTCTCGATGACCCCAGGAACTTGTTTTCTTCATCTAGGTGGGTTTTAATCTGCGTTGTTTGGTTCCCACTGGTTGACATGGGATCTGGCAGAGCTTCTAGGCCCATCAACTTGGCCACTACACTAGACGGTCGTTTATTGCTTCCTGGATCCTGTTGGTTGTTTAGGAAACTGTTGGAGTTCAGATCATCCCTCCCCAAATCCcttgaaagaaaatttgatttcatttcaggGTTGGAACCCCTTACAGAGCCTGCTCTACTGTCCAGTGACAGCCTTGGGAGCTCCTTGAGCTTAATAGTAGATTTCAAAGTGTCTCTTGATTCCCATCCATCATAAGAAAACCTGCGGGCATCCTTCAGTCCACCTGTTAAGAAATTACTCTTCCCTTCACTGGATTTGTAGGGCGATTCTCGAAGCTTATGAAGAACTCTAAATGATTCCCTTGGACCTGGATCTTTGGGATTTACAGAGTTGAGGTAATGTAATGGTCTTGGGGAATCAATGTATTTCAAGGTTTGGCCCCGGGCTTCTCCTGTGGTTGCAGTTTTGACTGATAAGCCACGTGGTTCTCTGTTGATCGAGTCTTTAACAACATCCCGGAGATCAAGAGATTGTTGGCTTGACTGCAAATAAGCATTTGGTTTGTACGTGTGTGAGTTCCGAGCATGGTTTTCTGGGGCAACAGATTGACTGAAAGAAGACGGTTCCATCTGAGATGCTTTACTGCATTCAAGGGATGAGATACTGGACGAACACGAGGAAGATGAAAACGAGGTTCTTGATGATTCAGTGGAGGTTCTGTGTTTCTCTTTCAATGCCTTGGCTCTCTTTTCCTGCAAATGGATTTTGCAACTGCTTTAACAATGTTTTGCCTAGTATCTCCAAATAAAGGATATGGACAAGGATTGAATGCTTACCGTGGTCTTCTTTTGTGGGGCACCTTTGGGCTGGATCCCATTCCCATGGTTGCCATTTTGACCTGGGTAGAAGATCGATAATTTAGCTGTCTAAGGTACTGGTAAATATATCTTTCGAACTTGAAATCTATTTCTCATATTCATATTTCAGCCATGACGCATGAGCATTAATAATTTTCATGCGGAACTAAGAAAAAACCCGTATCACTGAATTGATGACTATGTCTAGGCATGGTGAGGACTGACAGGATACGGAAACTGTTCCTAGGTGCAAATGCATGGTCGCATTTAAAGAATCCTGGCAGATGTTGCTTTTTGCAGAAGCATCACAATCATTccaagagagagaaagggaataAAATCCAAGTGGTTGGCTCTGTAATGGATGCATTTCCAGGCAGCAATAATGAATTCTGAATCACTTAAAACCTATTCTCATGGTTGCTCGGTCAAAGAATAATCTTGTAAATGTGAATTTTCAGCATTTTGAACAAAGCGTGgagtttattataaaattaaattacaaagtTTGAACATTACACAAGTAAATAGCTCAAAAAACATCAAGAGAATCCAGAGAATCCACATTGTTAATAACATGGAGGTACTTTGCGTTGTAACTATGAAAAGTACCTGATGGAAGCCTCTTTTGGTTTTGGCTGGTGGCTCGGCGGCTGCCGCCCAGGATATGATGGCGGTCAAACAGTTGAAAGATGCCATTCATGCATCCGATATGCTTCTGCAGATCTGGGTTTTCATCCGATAACCTATACATATACTTTGCAGACATCTTCTCTCCACAGAGCAACCCAAGAAAGACAACTCTCTTAAACTTTGTAGACTTCCTTTTCTTCACCTTCTAAGCTCTCAATGGCTTCAACAGTTCATCTttgaaaccatgaaaaaagagatgaaagaCGAAGAGAATCTTGAGTTACAGAACTCAGCATTGAATACTTAAGACGCTTCATCAGATGTGTACTACCTTGGTCTTTAGGTGGTTACAGGTCAGAGcgaaccaatatttttgtttctctctctgaACCAAGAACTTGGAGGCTGGTtcttttagaattgtttttcttttcttgaaggGTTGTGAAAATTATTGAATAGCAGAAGAGAATGAAGGAACaagatttaaagataaaaagaaagcaaCAAAGAGCCTCTCATTATTTCTGTTCGCATGAAAGCAAGGCAGACAATAATTTCTGCCAAAGCCTAAACtgaaccaaaaagaaaatggcAAGGGACCCAACACTTCAAACGGTTGCTCACTAGCCCCCACCTTCTTTAGACTATGACGTGAAACAGGGCAGGAAAAACTTGCAGACCCAAGAAgggatttttttgggttttatccCAGCACAAAATAATACTGTCTTCTGGCTTTCTTTATTCTAGAGAGAAAAACTTGCAGACCcaagaagggaaaaaatggCTGCTGGCTAGAAGCTAGAACCTGTGTGGGAGGGGTGCAAGcttttttataagcaaaaaaaggCTTGTGTGAAAATCTTCTCGGAGAGAATGAGAAGTGCAGGTGCCAACTGCCACCCTTTAGACTTTAGTACCTCATTAACGTAAGAGGATGTGGAATGTGTGGGTCAAATCTGGGCtgtgatgagagagagagagagagagagagagagagagagagagagaactcctaacataaaaaacaaatgtaaatgatattatttgtaATAGATAGATGAATAAACAAAGGTGGAGTGGGAAGGTTGAGAATGTGGGGCAGATCTGCTATGGTCATTTTCTTACCACTTTCATCTCATGTGGACAAAATaatgtggtggtggtggtggtggaccTTTCTGTACATGAGCCCTCTGGTCTGGAGCCTGTCAGGAAGTGGAACATGCATGTAACAAAGTGGATTTATGTACTGGAAAACCAGCCAGCATGCCGTTGAGCCCCTTCTGTCAAGAATTTCCTTCCTTGCTATCTCACGTTACAGAGACACACTGATATCCAATATAATCTACGCCAATCAATAGTAAGGTTTACTGGTGATCAACAGTGCCCTTTTTGTTAGCATTTGGTTAATCATTTGTCCTTGGCCTGATCAGTAAAATGGTCTCACGGTGAACTCGACACGACCAGAGTTAACTCACAGATTTTGCCAGAGCAGATTCCAGCATAACCTTCTCTAAGAAATGGATGTTATTGATGGCATTTTACCATTTAACTATCGAACTATTTAGAGATTCTGCAATACCTCCTTTATATGCATCATATCTGCAGTTAACTCCTGCTATTGCCCATAGATTAAGTTTATTTCACCGATCTGTTCTAATAATCTAACTAGTTTTGAAGGGTTTAATCTAGATGAAGTGGTTGGGTTGTTAATACCATGTggcttgtttattttgtttttttgactgGGCAGTGATCTTATTGATCTATTTGTAGTCGGGATTTATCAGTAGGTTATCAAAGCTTTTTGGTATCGAGGCTTAGCCCCATTTGAGACCACACAAACTCTGCAAGGACCCCAACATGGTAGAAACTATACGAGGGCATGTTTTTTGATAAGTACTAGAATGAATCCGTACCTTATAGCCAGAATCCCCAAACATTTGCAGGACCCTTAACCTTATTAAACGAGATGGGCTCCTCAAATCCTGAATTCTGGttctctattttctttcttagGATAATCAATAGAGTTTGCTATCCCTGCTGACATCTTGCTGATGATCATCAGAACTCTTGGATTTGTTGGTTTACTCACTCAAAACATGAACGTATCTAGATCTCCCTCTAATTTAATATACTCTGCATAAATCAACTTCATCTAATGATTATACTGCAGGACAACTGTATGAGAAGCTGATGCCGAGTCCCATAACTAGCCATGATGCATGCTTGTTGCAGAGTACTATATATGCAAACGAAACGAAAGATAATGGACCCAAAAGCTGATTTAACTGCAAATAGGTGTTATGCAGATGAAGGCTATATAGATATATCAGATATCCTTAGTACACGAATATTTATTCTCCTGTTTTTCCAAGTAAAGGATTTGTGGTCCTGAAAATAAATCTCAgtagtttttcttctcttttcttgaaATCACACTTCTATAACGCCcatcaaattcatcattatagGCATGTACGCATTTCCATGGACGAAGTTACTTAACCAGCCACAGTCAAGGGATCTTTTCTCCGTGGTCATTAAACCCAATAACTTGCGAGTTTTTTTCTTAGCACCCTGACCCAAGCCAGGGTCAGCTCGGCCGACATGGCCAGGTAGACTTTGATCTAATCAGTGTGCTTTTCTCTCTTAAAATACAGCGAAACCACCTCAACAACTTGTCGGGAAAAACTTGCGAGAATTCCTGGTTTCCCTTTTGCTTGAAAAACCTACTTTCAGCAAAATCTTTGGTTTTTAAGATGGTAATAGGATAAGGTTGAGACTTGAGACCTACCCTCTTTCCGTACTCAAGTGTGTAATGTAATGTTGAGAAGATGATGCGCATCACGTGCCACTTGGCTTTCAGTTTTAACTAATCTAGATTCACGATTGAAACCTAATAAAGCTAAGGGGAGCATGTCACGTGATTTATGTACCAGTTCGTTGTCACATAGGAAAGTGGTGGCTACTTAACGTCATTAATCAATGCTTCTTTCTGAAACCCCACCATCCTCCCTCACTGCAGCCACCTCCTCCCGCCGGCCACTTAAGATCTGGAGGGCTTAATTTTGAGTGATAATAACTTaactatttagtttttaaatttatttttcagaggTTATAAATTTCAGAGttgtattaaaaatttatctaattattaactttaaaatttcaagaaattaattgaaatgtaTATAAAGTAGCCCAAACGCtcatagttttatatatatatatatatatatatatatatatatatatatataaatcttgagggctcatttaattaattataatctgTTCCATATTTTCTCTTCCAAGACCATGCTTCGGTGATCATCTCTCACAAGATTTACATATATACATCAAACATACAAGAGATATATAGAAGGATGATGAAGAATATACAAGAATCAAGCTTATATTTCTTGCATCCGTCTGATCTGTAGATGTTTTAGATATGTATCAAATCAAGCAGCTTTTGTCACTTGGTAAAAATCCCACTGAATGGATGTTCATGTGGAGATAAAATACACTCCCAAAATGGGAGAAAAGGGTGTGAAAGAGTGGACAGCCATGCTTTCCCAATACATGTATACTAACAAGAGAGTTAATGAGATCTTATCCCCTTCCCTTTCTCCCTAATATGAGAGTACAGACTATAAGCAACACGAAGGGGACCGATTCAATTCTCCCATCATCCCCATCACATGACGACTGCGAAAGCCTGTAAGTATTTTGTAAACCTAGGCTGGGCCTTAGGCTAGCTAGCACAGATATTGTATAGGAGTATGATAGTGATAGACAATATATCAATAGCATCTAGCTACCAGTGTAGCATTGTCTTCTCAAATCAGGAATATAACGTCGTATACAATTGCAGAAATGCACTTGTAGCTTGTTTAGGTGTAGTTATTAATGGGGATATTGACTGTGTTATATTGaggagaattttaaa encodes:
- the LOC133670564 gene encoding protein LONGIFOLIA 1-like, whose product is MSAKYMYRLSDENPDLQKHIGCMNGIFQLFDRHHILGGSRRATSQNQKRLPSGQNGNHGNGIQPKGAPQKKTTEKRAKALKEKHRTSTESSRTSFSSSSCSSSISSLECSKASQMEPSSFSQSVAPENHARNSHTYKPNAYLQSSQQSLDLRDVVKDSINREPRGLSVKTATTGEARGQTLKYIDSPRPLHYLNSVNPKDPGPRESFRVLHKLRESPYKSSEGKSNFLTGGLKDARRFSYDGWESRDTLKSTIKLKELPRLSLDSRAGSVRGSNPEMKSNFLSRDLGRDDLNSNSFLNNQQDPGSNKRPSSVVAKLMGLEALPDPMSTSGNQTTQIKTHLDEENKFLGSSRTTDLDKQNRISGSPRNLHKEPTSPSQRNAASDKKLTASLKFPIEPAPWRQPDGSRGSQAPAQKNRVTLTKVPSSSLSVYGEIEKRLAQLEFQKSGKDLRALKQILEAMQKTKEILETRKEDSSFETRTSIISSLDQGSKLANLRDLQSNSPISVPTKGTTSPKSFKSSIVIMKPAKLIGKTINSVSAINATDSSSGIHRLRVATPEDGRKESVDKQAAKDVSPRIKNLTDHSNKPLHRNPMDKNAGARSIRLAQPSKEIRSTTREATNSGKRSETMNLRQQQKKLGFEKQSRPATASLESNRRRRQPSKQPTDSCSPHQKPRAKSLNLQPSDYELSDISDLRDSSHHSDAVSLQSESNISLASQYDDEVSSNDRSNKINKTFIQQARLRQRNLAERSIKGTSIPEPRPASSEQPSPVSVLDAAFYGDELPSPIKKISIAFKDDEALKSDGVEWIPIDENYSFNSMNSSLHSMINQKNVQNLKPLIQNLKEMLSTHKEYITDETTPFYNHANPDHEYISQIYLASGLHKDFESGLRTINLHPTGTPINPDIFHALEQAKASSGHFNDDHNGKRISLSETHAKIQRKLLFDVVNEILVHKLLSENSSKQWLSSKMLAGKGQKRQQLLGDLCSEIDRLQCLHYLLDDEDDNSRSIQWEDLMRESIHWTACHDEIQGIVLAVERLIFKDLITEVINSEMIGRQGRLAGHHRQLFPK
- the LOC133670611 gene encoding transcription initiation factor TFIID subunit 8-like, whose amino-acid sequence is MSHGGGESGRLHDKAGHSGKRKSRVSGDEFTRAIAKIAVAQMCETVGFQSFQQSALEKLSDVTTWYIRNLGKTAQFYANLAGRTEGNVFDVIQGMEELGLSQGFAGASNVDHCLASSGIVREIVQYIGDAEDIPFVYSIPPFPVARERKPVPSFFQICEESPAEHIPAWLPAFPDPQTHVQLPAGNEGDAVFNADKIEPARHHLKMDMSSMNLPQHFTCNGSGGPSAVTFVNSARATQGTESNPFLAAPLQFGEKEVSHLVPPARLSDEAAVRYPVEQNRIMDNHISVLETFAPAIEAMKSRFCDSEEGQKKVLLNQRPAVQFKIQVGKNSLAGAPDLSPQKIGIEKISKWFGKDSENDDKKRRAEKILKQSMENPSELGEL